From Rubrivirga sp. SAORIC476, a single genomic window includes:
- a CDS encoding LD-carboxypeptidase: MASPPPSRRDVLRALGLGALALPVAGCGTSLWPGGSRTTPPVPPSAPPPVAPLPVEAAEVMAVPEPSPIEPIVVERPVVLPPRLRAGGTVALIAPAGVLRNRGQVDEATEALEGLGLRTTVGRHVLDRFGFLAGSDAARARDVMDAFRDPDVDAIVAMRGGWGCARILPFLDFDEIAAHPKPLVGYSDITALLLAIYARTGMVTFHGPVGVSTWSSQTAQSFVQTLIHGIAPVIGPETRSNRDRTRTVRPGVAEGPVVGGNLTVISALAGTGFLPDADGHLVFFEEVGEDAYRVDRMLAQLQLAGFLRDPAGIAFGQCSSCTSGGSSWTAEETIRRHLEGYACPSVLGAPVGHVSPVYTLPIGLRARLDADAGTLEYLGPAVA; this comes from the coding sequence ATGGCCTCTCCCCCGCCCTCCCGCCGCGACGTGCTGCGCGCGCTCGGCCTCGGCGCGCTCGCGTTGCCCGTGGCTGGGTGCGGCACGTCGCTCTGGCCCGGCGGCTCCCGCACGACGCCGCCCGTCCCGCCGTCTGCCCCGCCGCCGGTCGCCCCGCTGCCGGTCGAGGCGGCCGAGGTGATGGCCGTGCCCGAGCCGAGCCCCATCGAGCCGATCGTCGTCGAGCGGCCCGTCGTGCTGCCGCCGCGCCTCCGGGCGGGCGGAACCGTCGCCCTGATCGCCCCCGCGGGCGTCCTCCGCAACCGCGGCCAGGTCGACGAGGCCACCGAGGCGCTCGAAGGCCTCGGCCTGCGGACCACCGTCGGTCGCCACGTGCTCGACCGGTTCGGCTTCCTCGCGGGCTCCGACGCCGCCCGCGCCCGCGACGTGATGGACGCCTTCCGCGACCCTGACGTGGACGCCATCGTGGCCATGCGGGGGGGCTGGGGCTGCGCTCGCATCCTGCCGTTCCTCGACTTCGACGAGATCGCCGCCCACCCCAAGCCGCTCGTCGGCTACTCCGACATTACGGCGCTCCTGCTGGCCATCTACGCCCGCACTGGCATGGTGACGTTCCACGGCCCGGTCGGCGTGTCGACGTGGAGCTCTCAGACGGCGCAGAGCTTCGTACAGACCCTGATCCACGGCATCGCCCCCGTAATCGGCCCCGAGACGCGCTCCAACCGTGACCGCACGCGGACCGTCCGCCCCGGCGTCGCCGAAGGACCGGTCGTGGGCGGCAACCTGACGGTCATCTCGGCGCTTGCCGGGACCGGCTTCCTGCCCGACGCCGACGGCCACCTCGTCTTTTTCGAGGAGGTCGGCGAGGACGCCTACCGGGTCGACCGGATGCTGGCCCAGTTGCAGCTGGCGGGGTTCCTCCGCGACCCGGCGGGCATCGCGTTCGGGCAGTGTTCCAGTTGCACGTCCGGTGGTTCGTCCTGGACGGCCGAGGAGACGATCCGCCGTCACCTGGAAGGCTATGCCTGCCCGTCGGTGCTGGGCGCGCCGGTCGGCCACGTGTCGCCGGTCTACACGCTCCCGATCGGCCTCCGCGCCCGCCTCGACGCCGACGCGGGGACGCTGGAGTACCTCGGGCCCGCTGTCGCGTAG